In Gallaecimonas xiamenensis 3-C-1, the genomic window ATTGAAGCCCCCTATCGCCAGCACCTGGTGATCAGCGCCCTGGGCGGCTCTGTGGGCACTGACGAAAATGGCATCAACGCCGAGGTGGCTTTCTTCGACAGCATCGACGATCTCAAGGCCGCCGATGCCAAGGCGGTGAAAGGCAAAATCGTCTTTATCAACAAGCGTATGGTCCGCGCCCAGGACGGTTTCCAATACGGCACCACAGTCGCCGGCCGCAGCAAAGGCGCTGTGGAAGCGGCCAAGCTGGGGGCCAAGGCAGTGCTCATTCGCTCCGTCGGCACCAGCCCGCACCGCTTCGCCCACACCGGCGTGATGCGCTATCAAGAAGGGGTTGCCCGCATTCCCGCCGCCGCCGTTTCTGTACCAGACGCCGACCTTATCGAAGCCATGGTCAAACGCGGTCAGCCGGTTCGATTGCATCTGGAACTGAGCGCCGAGCCGGGCCCCGATACCACTGTCCATAACGTCATCGCCGAAGTGACCGGCAGCGAGAAACCCGACGAAGTGGTGGTGATCAGCGGCCACCTGGACTCCTGGGACGAAGGCCAAGGCGCCATTGACGACGGTGCCGGGGTAGCCATCGCCGCCGCCGCCGGCAAGCTCATCAAAGACTTGCCCCAAAGGCCCAAGCGCACCATCCGCGTCATCTTCTACGCCGCCGAGGAAATCGGCCTCTATGGTGGTTACGCTTATGCCGAGCAGCACCAAGGTAAGAGCTTGGCCAAGCACGTGCTGGCCGCCGAGTCCGACTTCGGCGCCGGCCGCATCTACCGCCTGGACACCCGTTTCGGCCCCGAAGGAGAGCCCTTGCGCCAGGCCCTGGCCAAGGTGCTGATGCCCATAGGGGTGGATCTGGGTAACAATCAAGCCGGTGGCGGCCCCGACGTGTCCATGCTGCCGGCCCAGGGGGTACCCGTGGTGAGCCTGCGCCAGGACGGCACCTACTACTTCGATTACCACCACACCCCGGACGACACTCTCAACAAGATCAAGCCGGACGAGTTGGCCCAGAATGTGGCTGCCTGGGTGGCCATGGCCTACCTGGCTGCCCAGAACGACGCGCCCCTGCGGCCCATCCCCGAAGGCAACTTCGGCGAGTAACCGAAAAAGCCCGCCTCGCGCGGGCTTTTTCAATGAAGGGTCACAAGAACGTCAAGGCTCTGTCATCCAGGCCACCTAGCCTGAATACCCGAACACCCGTTCGGAGAGAAGACCATGACCCAGCCGCACCGCGCCGTTTTCCTGTCCGATCTGCACCTGGGTAGCAAGGACTGCCAGGCCGACTACCTGGTGGACCTGCTCCAAGGCCTGAGCGCCGAACGCCTCTACCTGCTGGGGGATGTCATCGACCTCTGGGCCATGAGCCGGCGCAGCCATTGGCCCGCCAGCCACTCCCAGGTGCTGCTGGAGCTGGAGCGCCTAGCCCAGCAAGGTACCCGCATACTCTATATTCCCGGCAACCATGACGCGCCGCTGCGCCGCTTCTGCGGCCGGGGCCTGGCCAATATCGAGGTACAACGCCGAGGCCGCCACCATCTCAAAGACGGCCGCACCCTATTGCTGACCCACGGCGACGAGTTCGACGCCGCCGTTTGCCTGGGCCGGTTCGAAAGCCTGGTGGGCAACCTGGGCTATGACCTGTTGATGTGGCTGAACCGCAGCTGCCAGGGACTGCGCAGGCGCTTCGGCCTGCCTTACTGGTCCCTGGCTGGCTATATCAAGCGCCGTATCGGCAAGGCCCAGGCCGCCATTGGCCGCTACCGCCAGGCAGCCCTGACCGCCGCCAAGGCCGAGGGCTGTGACGGTATAGTGCTGGGCCATATCCACCAACCGGCCATGGAGCAGCAGGATGGCCTTCTGTATCTCAATACCGGCGACTTCGTGGACTCCTGCTCTTTTATCGTCGAGACCGCCCAAGGTCAGCTGGAGTTGATCCATTGGACGGAACAGCGCCAAGTACTGGCCCAAACCCCGGACAAGATCCTGGTCAAAGCCGCTTAACCGGTCATAAAAGCGTCACCGTACTGTTAGCGGATCGCCATATTGGCTCCCTAGGCTGATGCCCATATCAGCCACAGAGACGCTTGCCATGTTCACAGTCGAAAAAGTACTGGAACGTCACTTCCCGCAACTGCCCTACAAGAAAGTCCTGACCCCTGTCCTACGCCAACTGCTCCATGAAAAAGACTTCCAGGACTTCGCCCAGGCCTACCCCCACATCAAGGGCTGGGACTTTATCGAAGGCGTACTGGACTACTTCGACTTCGGTTATCGGGTTGCCGACCGGGAAAAGGAGCGTATCCCCGCCACCGGCCGGGTGATCATCATCGCCAACCACCCCATCGGCAGCCTGGACGGCCTGGCCCTGCTGAAATTGGTGGGAGAATTTAGGCGAGACGTCAAAGTGGTAGCCAATGCCCTGCTGAGCGAAGTCGAGCCCCTGCGCCCCCTGCTCTGCCCCGTAAACAACATGATTGGTAGCACCCATAAGAGCCAGTTCCTGGCTATTCAGGACCACCTGGACCAGGATGGTGCCGTGATCATCTTCCCGGCAGGGGAAGTGTCACGGTTGCGCCCCCAAGGGGTGAGGGACACTCGCTGGCGGGCCGGCTTTTTGCGCCTGGCCCGCCACTGTAAGGCGCCCTTGCTGCCCCTGCGCCTGGAGGCCCGTAATTCCGCCATCTTCTACTCCACCTCCATGCTCTACAAACCCCTGGCCACCACTCTGCTGGTCCAGGAGATGTTCAAGCAAAAGCACAAGCGGCTGCAGGTCCACGTGGGGGAGCTTATCCCCCTGAGCCAGCTCGAAGGGGTGCAGGCCCTGCCCATGCGCACCCAGGTCAAACTGTTTAAAAAGCACCTCTACCGCCTGGGCACCCCCAAGAAACTGCCCTTTAAAACCGAGACCGCCATCGCCCAGCGGGAAGACCGCCAGGCCCTGATGGAGGTACTTGAGCAATGCCAGCGTCTGGGACAAACCCCGGACGGCATGCAGATCTTCCTCTATCACTTCGCCAGCGACTGCCCCTTGATGCGCGAAATAGGCCGGCTCAGGGAGATTGCCTTTAGGGCCGTGGGGGAAGGCACAGGGCGGCGCCGCGACACCGACCGCTTCGATGTGGATTACCTGCACCTGGTGCTGTGGGACCCCAAGCGCCTGGAGATCGCCGGCGCCTACCGCCTGGCCGATGCTGCCAAACTGGGGCGCTGCGGCCTCTACAGCCAGACCCTGTTCGACTACGGCCCGGACATGGACCCCATATTGGCCGAGGGCCTGGAGCTGGGCCGCAGTTTCGTGCAGCCTGCCTATTGGGGCAAAAGGGCCCTGGACTACCTTTGGCTGGGCATAGGGGCCTTCCTGGCCCAAAACCCCCAATACCGTTACCTGTTCGGGCCCGTGTCCCTGTCCGCCAATTTTCCGCCGGCAGCCCGGGATCTGATGGTCTACTTCTACCGTCTCTATTTTGGTAAAGAAAGCCTGAGCACCCGCCACCGCAGCCCCTACCAGTTGGACCCCAGCACCTTGGCGGACCTGACCGCCACCTTCAAGGGGGACGACTACAAGCACGACTTCGTGCTGCTCAAGGACAAACTGGCCAGCATGGGGGTCAGCGTACCCACCCTGTACAAGCAATATGCCGAGGTCTGTGAACCGGGCGGGGTGCGCTTCCTGGACTTCGGGGTGGACCCGGACTTTGGCGACTGCGTCGACGGCCTGGTACTGGTGGATGTCGAGCAGCTCAAACCGCAAAAGCGGGCCCGCTATATCGATGCCCACCAACCCCAACAAGCCTGAGCACCCCTGACAAAAAGGCCCCTTCTGGGGCCTTTTTGTTTTAGAGGCTGGCCAGCAGCGCTTGGTAAATCTCGATAAGACGTAAAAATTCGCTCTTTTCCACCCGCTCGTTGGCCTGGTGGATGCTGGCATTGGGCAATCCCAGCTCTATCACTTCGGCCCCCTGGGCGCGGAAAAAGCGCCCATCCGAGGTACCACCGGCGGTGGACAGTACCGGGAACTGGCCAAGGCCGGCAAAGACGGCCTTTTCCACCCGGGTCAGGAAATTGGGCTGCTGGTCGGCAAACTGGCTGAAGTAGGGCTCGCAGGGCCGGCTCCAGCCCAGTTGGTAGCTGAGGTCCGCCGGTACCAGGGCACGGATGCACTGGTCGATGGCGTCACTGTTGGTGCGGTGGGAATAGCGCAGGTTGAACTTGATGCTGACGGTACTGGGGGTAACGTTATCCAGCCAGTCCCCGTGTTCAAGGCCGGTGATGTGCAGGGAGGTACCTGGGAAATCGGCGGCGCCTTGGTCCCATTCCAGGGCGGCCATACGCTCCCCCAGAGCCAGGGCCCGGTGCAGCAGGTTGGCCCCGGACGGCAGATAGGCCACATGGCCGGCCTTGCCACTTAAGGTGAGGGTGCCGGAGATGGCGCCGCGCCGCCCTACCCTCAGGGTGTCGCCGCTGTGGTGGCGGGCCGTGGGCTCCCCCACCAATATCCAAGGGGGCAGCTGACCCTGGCCGGCCAGGTGCTCGGCAATCACCCTTGAGCCAAATTCCGCTTCCCCTTCTTCGTCCGAAGTGAGCAGCACCATGACCCCGGGCAGCTCGGCGCCAGCGTCCAGGGTCCTTTCCAGGGCCACCAGGAAGGCGGCGATGCCCCCTTTCATATCGGCTATGCCCCGGCCATAAAGCTGGCCACCCATTTCGGTGAGGGCAAAGGGGTTGACCTGCCAATGCTGGCCAGCGGGCACCACGTCGGTGTGACCGGAAAAGGCCAGGCTGGGCTGGCCTGGGCGGCGGGCAATAAGATTGCTTACCCCTTGGCAGGGCAACCACTGGATGGCAAAACCGAGCCGTGACAGCTGGGCGGCCAGATAACGCTGGCAACCGGCATCGTCCGGGGTGATTGATGCCAGGGAAAGGAGGTTGTCCAGGTGGATGAGTTCGGGCGCAAGGGCCAGGGCGGGACTGAGGCTCATAGATGGTGTCCAGGTAGCAACCTGGACACCATCTAAACAAAGCCCTTTGACAGTTTAATGATCGAAGAAGCTGTGGAAGCGCAGGGCCTCGGTTTCCAGGTTGCAAAGCCTGGCCACCGCCGGATGCTGGATCATCCGCTCAGCAAAGATCACGTAGTAGCGCTCCTTGATGGCATCGGCCTGGCCCAGGCAATAAACCCCAAACTGCTGCTCGAACTGCTCGTTGTTGACCGCTGGCGCCACAAAGATCTCCCGCCCTACGGCTCCGAACGCCTGCATCAGGCCGGAGTCGTCAAACTCCCCCCCTATGGTAGGGTTCAGGCCCTGCTCGTCCAGCCAACTTTTCAGCTCCCGCCCTACCGCCGTCTTGCGACTGGGCAGCAGCAGCGGCCTTTCCTCCAAGCAGGCGGGGAAAGGCTGGGT contains:
- a CDS encoding UDP-2,3-diacylglucosamine diphosphatase, producing the protein MTQPHRAVFLSDLHLGSKDCQADYLVDLLQGLSAERLYLLGDVIDLWAMSRRSHWPASHSQVLLELERLAQQGTRILYIPGNHDAPLRRFCGRGLANIEVQRRGRHHLKDGRTLLLTHGDEFDAAVCLGRFESLVGNLGYDLLMWLNRSCQGLRRRFGLPYWSLAGYIKRRIGKAQAAIGRYRQAALTAAKAEGCDGIVLGHIHQPAMEQQDGLLYLNTGDFVDSCSFIVETAQGQLELIHWTEQRQVLAQTPDKILVKAA
- a CDS encoding GNAT family N-acyltransferase, which gives rise to MFTVEKVLERHFPQLPYKKVLTPVLRQLLHEKDFQDFAQAYPHIKGWDFIEGVLDYFDFGYRVADREKERIPATGRVIIIANHPIGSLDGLALLKLVGEFRRDVKVVANALLSEVEPLRPLLCPVNNMIGSTHKSQFLAIQDHLDQDGAVIIFPAGEVSRLRPQGVRDTRWRAGFLRLARHCKAPLLPLRLEARNSAIFYSTSMLYKPLATTLLVQEMFKQKHKRLQVHVGELIPLSQLEGVQALPMRTQVKLFKKHLYRLGTPKKLPFKTETAIAQREDRQALMEVLEQCQRLGQTPDGMQIFLYHFASDCPLMREIGRLREIAFRAVGEGTGRRRDTDRFDVDYLHLVLWDPKRLEIAGAYRLADAAKLGRCGLYSQTLFDYGPDMDPILAEGLELGRSFVQPAYWGKRALDYLWLGIGAFLAQNPQYRYLFGPVSLSANFPPAARDLMVYFYRLYFGKESLSTRHRSPYQLDPSTLADLTATFKGDDYKHDFVLLKDKLASMGVSVPTLYKQYAEVCEPGGVRFLDFGVDPDFGDCVDGLVLVDVEQLKPQKRARYIDAHQPQQA
- a CDS encoding M20/M25/M40 family metallo-hydrolase; the protein is MRKLLASLLIASLPAAAALSEQDIQTAAKLRDQALQSSQAYDLVESLVVEVGPRLAGSDNNKKAEAWAINKLKSLGFDKVYTEAVTIPTWTRGTIHAEIEAPYRQHLVISALGGSVGTDENGINAEVAFFDSIDDLKAADAKAVKGKIVFINKRMVRAQDGFQYGTTVAGRSKGAVEAAKLGAKAVLIRSVGTSPHRFAHTGVMRYQEGVARIPAAAVSVPDADLIEAMVKRGQPVRLHLELSAEPGPDTTVHNVIAEVTGSEKPDEVVVISGHLDSWDEGQGAIDDGAGVAIAAAAGKLIKDLPQRPKRTIRVIFYAAEEIGLYGGYAYAEQHQGKSLAKHVLAAESDFGAGRIYRLDTRFGPEGEPLRQALAKVLMPIGVDLGNNQAGGGPDVSMLPAQGVPVVSLRQDGTYYFDYHHTPDDTLNKIKPDELAQNVAAWVAMAYLAAQNDAPLRPIPEGNFGE
- the dapE gene encoding succinyl-diaminopimelate desuccinylase — its product is MSLSPALALAPELIHLDNLLSLASITPDDAGCQRYLAAQLSRLGFAIQWLPCQGVSNLIARRPGQPSLAFSGHTDVVPAGQHWQVNPFALTEMGGQLYGRGIADMKGGIAAFLVALERTLDAGAELPGVMVLLTSDEEGEAEFGSRVIAEHLAGQGQLPPWILVGEPTARHHSGDTLRVGRRGAISGTLTLSGKAGHVAYLPSGANLLHRALALGERMAALEWDQGAADFPGTSLHITGLEHGDWLDNVTPSTVSIKFNLRYSHRTNSDAIDQCIRALVPADLSYQLGWSRPCEPYFSQFADQQPNFLTRVEKAVFAGLGQFPVLSTAGGTSDGRFFRAQGAEVIELGLPNASIHQANERVEKSEFLRLIEIYQALLASL